A single window of Halobacterium jilantaiense DNA harbors:
- a CDS encoding TRAP transporter permease, whose translation MANDTPDEETPDADAVLQEIERKRSLRGVSVVAVAVIGIAFSVFQMWLAAKGFELSVTVPFYGVFELATLQLLQINAVHVAFALALAFLLYPASTGDGPFARRCVALARGLDDRLGASHPATRGVRRVGSSLEWALVDEDMDRVTPVDVVFVGITALAAAYFVTDFAEIQNMRRFGLDAGRPVQEVFTFLEPVSVLLGPLADTSYALVLGVVGVLLVLEATRRAISLWLMVIVALFIVYARFGHLIPQNAAYVGVLSIPPFDWASIVQNLWYNTENGVFGIPVTVSVQFIYIFILFGAFLEMSGAGQWFIDLAYAATGTRKGGPAKASILASGFMGTISGSSIANTVTTGAFTIPLMKRSGYRPEFAGAVEASASSGGQILPPVMGAAAFLIVQYTGTPFADVIVAAAVPAVVFFFGVWVMVHFEASKEGIGGLDASELVDVRRHLVAGWFYLVPIGLLLYYLIVERLSVARSAWFTLVAIGALMALIAAYGDETRGLLATALAALVGGTFLTEWLAGGSIVETLTGAAAGGGSVDAALAATLGDLGWLLVASGVLTMALRPRAPTSLLNFDDAVDDATAEVAAAVGRPSLTQHNLFDYGIFTLKSMEDGARTAVPVVVAVAAAGIIPGVISISGLGPNLVALIRSVAGGSLVLVLGITAVSSIILGMGMPTTVTYIILSVLLAPVLTPFGIPELAAHLYILYFGVIADITPPVAVAAYAASGVAKSEPFETGVEAFSLSLNKAIVPFAFVVTPGIVLLRRNPGDLPVGDQYSVVGVPDLLDLAYSVPEILLPVGGVFLGVVALAATVIGFVYTDVGGTERAAYAASALLLMAPSLAVSTLYDLLGLLGVSAGETTVALDLALRGVGLVLFAGLLVRNRRASRSAAPAPESHESA comes from the coding sequence ATGGCTAACGACACACCAGACGAGGAGACGCCGGACGCCGACGCGGTGTTACAGGAGATCGAACGCAAGCGCTCCCTCCGGGGCGTGTCCGTGGTCGCCGTCGCGGTCATCGGTATCGCCTTCTCCGTGTTCCAGATGTGGCTCGCCGCGAAGGGGTTCGAGCTCTCCGTGACCGTGCCGTTCTACGGCGTGTTCGAGCTCGCGACGCTGCAGTTGCTCCAGATCAACGCGGTCCACGTCGCCTTCGCGCTCGCGCTGGCGTTCCTGCTGTACCCCGCCAGCACGGGCGACGGCCCGTTCGCCCGGCGGTGTGTCGCGCTCGCCCGCGGGCTGGACGACCGACTCGGCGCGTCCCATCCCGCGACGCGGGGCGTCCGACGCGTCGGCTCGTCGCTGGAGTGGGCGCTCGTCGACGAGGACATGGACCGCGTGACGCCCGTCGACGTCGTGTTCGTCGGTATCACCGCGCTCGCAGCGGCGTACTTCGTCACGGACTTCGCGGAGATTCAGAACATGCGGCGGTTCGGCCTCGACGCCGGGCGGCCCGTTCAGGAGGTGTTCACGTTCCTCGAACCCGTGTCGGTGCTGCTCGGGCCGCTGGCCGACACGTCGTACGCGCTCGTGCTCGGCGTCGTCGGCGTCCTGCTCGTTCTGGAGGCGACCCGGCGGGCAATCAGCCTCTGGCTGATGGTCATCGTCGCGCTGTTCATCGTCTACGCCCGCTTCGGCCACCTCATCCCCCAGAACGCCGCCTACGTCGGCGTGCTCTCGATTCCGCCGTTCGACTGGGCGAGCATCGTCCAGAACCTCTGGTACAACACGGAGAACGGCGTGTTCGGCATCCCGGTGACGGTCTCGGTGCAGTTCATCTACATCTTCATCCTGTTCGGCGCGTTCCTGGAGATGTCGGGCGCGGGCCAGTGGTTCATCGACCTGGCGTACGCCGCGACCGGCACCCGGAAGGGCGGCCCGGCGAAGGCGTCCATCCTCGCCTCGGGGTTCATGGGCACCATCTCCGGGTCCTCCATCGCGAACACGGTCACCACGGGCGCGTTCACGATTCCGCTGATGAAGCGCTCCGGCTACCGGCCGGAGTTCGCGGGCGCGGTCGAAGCGTCGGCGTCCTCGGGCGGCCAGATTCTCCCGCCGGTGATGGGGGCGGCGGCGTTCCTCATCGTCCAGTACACGGGGACACCGTTCGCGGACGTCATCGTCGCCGCGGCCGTCCCCGCCGTCGTGTTCTTCTTCGGCGTCTGGGTGATGGTCCACTTCGAGGCGAGCAAGGAGGGCATCGGCGGTCTCGACGCCTCGGAGCTCGTGGACGTCCGCCGGCACCTCGTCGCCGGCTGGTTCTACCTGGTGCCCATCGGGCTGTTGCTGTACTACCTCATCGTCGAGCGGCTGTCGGTCGCCCGCTCGGCGTGGTTCACGCTCGTCGCCATCGGCGCGCTGATGGCGCTCATCGCCGCCTACGGCGACGAGACCAGAGGCCTGCTCGCCACCGCCCTCGCCGCGCTCGTCGGCGGGACCTTCCTCACGGAGTGGCTGGCCGGCGGCTCCATCGTGGAGACGCTGACCGGAGCCGCGGCGGGCGGCGGGTCGGTGGACGCCGCGCTCGCGGCGACACTCGGCGACCTCGGCTGGCTGCTCGTCGCCTCGGGAGTGCTGACGATGGCGCTGCGGCCGCGAGCGCCGACCAGCCTCCTGAACTTCGACGACGCCGTCGACGACGCCACGGCCGAAGTCGCCGCGGCCGTCGGTCGACCGTCGCTCACACAGCACAACCTCTTCGACTACGGCATCTTCACGCTGAAGTCGATGGAGGACGGCGCGCGCACCGCCGTCCCCGTGGTCGTCGCCGTCGCCGCCGCCGGCATCATTCCGGGCGTCATCAGCATCTCCGGGCTCGGCCCGAATCTGGTGGCGCTCATCCGCTCGGTCGCCGGCGGGTCGCTGGTACTCGTCCTCGGCATCACCGCCGTCTCCTCGATCATCCTCGGGATGGGGATGCCGACGACGGTGACGTACATCATCCTCTCCGTGCTGCTCGCGCCGGTGCTCACGCCGTTCGGCATCCCCGAGCTGGCCGCCCACCTCTACATCCTCTACTTCGGCGTCATCGCGGACATCACACCGCCGGTCGCGGTCGCGGCCTACGCCGCCTCCGGGGTGGCGAAGTCCGAGCCGTTCGAGACCGGCGTGGAGGCGTTCTCGCTGTCGCTGAACAAGGCCATCGTGCCGTTCGCGTTCGTCGTGACGCCCGGCATCGTTCTGCTGCGGCGCAACCCCGGCGACCTCCCGGTCGGCGACCAGTACAGCGTCGTCGGCGTCCCGGACCTGCTGGACCTCGCCTACTCGGTGCCCGAGATTCTGCTGCCCGTCGGGGGCGTGTTCCTCGGCGTCGTCGCGCTCGCCGCGACCGTCATCGGGTTCGTCTACACGGACGTGGGCGGCACCGAGCGGGCCGCCTACGCCGCCAGCGCCCTGCTGCTGATGGCACCGTCACTGGCGGTCTCGACGCTGTACGACCTGCTCGGACTGCTCGGCGTGTCGGCGGGCGAGACGACCGTCGCACTCGACTTGGCGCTGCGGGGCGTGGGCCTCGTCCTGTTCGCGGGGCTGCTTGTGCGGAACCGCCGCGCGAGTCGGAGCGCCGCGCCGGCACCGGAGTCCCACGAGTCGGCGTGA
- a CDS encoding metal-dependent transcriptional regulator, translated as MLSDVMEDYLKAVYTLEREHGPPVKTSTIADYLDVTSPTVTSMVEKLADRGLVEREKYKGVELTPDGETVAVEVLRHHRLLEAFLADHLDYEWDEVHDEADALEHHISEEFERRLARKLGDPTVDPHGDPIPGADLEPPEHGDTEVLADHDEGDRLVVARVSDRDTDELRYLADVGVQPGTELTLREHAPIGMFVVRIDGEDVHLPERVAGTLEVRPADDGDGDQEVADA; from the coding sequence ATGCTCTCAGACGTAATGGAGGACTACCTGAAAGCCGTCTACACGCTCGAACGCGAACACGGGCCGCCGGTGAAGACGTCCACCATCGCCGACTACCTCGACGTCACCTCCCCTACGGTCACCAGCATGGTCGAGAAGCTGGCCGACCGCGGACTCGTCGAACGCGAGAAGTACAAGGGCGTCGAACTCACTCCCGACGGCGAAACCGTCGCCGTCGAAGTCCTGCGCCACCACCGGCTGCTGGAAGCGTTCCTCGCCGACCACCTCGACTACGAGTGGGACGAAGTCCACGACGAGGCCGACGCGCTCGAACACCACATCAGCGAGGAGTTCGAGCGCCGGCTCGCCCGCAAGCTCGGGGACCCCACTGTCGACCCCCACGGCGACCCGATTCCGGGCGCGGACCTCGAACCACCCGAACACGGCGACACCGAAGTGCTCGCCGACCACGACGAAGGCGACCGCCTCGTCGTCGCGCGCGTGAGCGACCGCGACACCGACGAACTCCGCTACCTCGCCGACGTGGGCGTCCAGCCCGGCACCGAACTCACGCTCCGCGAACACGCCCCCATCGGGATGTTCGTCGTGCGCATCGACGGCGAGGACGTCCACCTCCCCGAACGCGTCGCGGGGACTCTCGAAGTGCGGCCGGCCGACGATGGCGACGGCGACCAGGAGGTGGCGGACGCGTGA
- a CDS encoding TMEM165/GDT1 family protein: protein MSTFLEIAGIAFAAQLAVLPGEKVQFIIAGLSTEYDPRVVVAAAGSAFAIWTAIEIVVGEALQRAIPGVVLDVATAALFVVFGLLLLRSMPADGADSQMTSDGGFVDVGGRIGNASLFGRSLTTAAGGFLPIFAMMFAGEFGDKTQLITIGLAADYGATPAIWVGEMLAIIPVSMVNAYFFDRFSGAFDARKAHLASAALFFFFALDTVLAVTVGVSIWERVVAAGAWVLDAVVPALAVLP, encoded by the coding sequence GTGAGCACGTTCCTCGAAATCGCGGGCATCGCGTTCGCCGCCCAGCTCGCCGTGCTGCCGGGGGAGAAAGTCCAGTTCATCATCGCCGGCCTCAGCACCGAGTACGACCCGAGAGTCGTGGTCGCCGCCGCCGGCTCGGCGTTCGCCATCTGGACCGCAATCGAGATTGTCGTCGGCGAAGCCCTCCAGCGCGCCATCCCCGGCGTCGTCCTCGACGTCGCCACGGCGGCCCTCTTCGTCGTCTTCGGGCTGTTGCTCCTGCGGTCGATGCCCGCCGACGGCGCTGACAGCCAGATGACCAGCGACGGCGGCTTCGTCGATGTCGGCGGCCGCATCGGGAACGCCTCCCTGTTCGGGCGCAGCCTCACCACCGCCGCCGGCGGCTTCCTCCCCATCTTCGCCATGATGTTCGCGGGCGAGTTCGGCGACAAGACCCAGCTCATCACCATCGGGCTGGCCGCCGACTACGGCGCTACCCCCGCAATCTGGGTCGGCGAGATGCTCGCCATCATTCCGGTCAGCATGGTGAACGCGTACTTCTTCGACCGGTTCTCCGGTGCCTTCGACGCCCGGAAAGCGCACCTCGCGTCGGCCGCCCTGTTCTTCTTCTTCGCGCTGGACACCGTGCTCGCCGTCACCGTCGGCGTCTCCATCTGGGAGCGCGTCGTCGCCGCCGGCGCGTGGGTCCTCGACGCCGTCGTCCCCGCGCTCGCTGTTCTGCCGTGA
- a CDS encoding LysE family translocator, translated as MLDAAVSLAAGVVLGLSLAAPPGPMNAVIAEESVARGWTSGFAAGLGAMTADAVFLALALVGVVAVVEEYPTLEAGLFAVGGLLMLYYAYGAARDAGSFSEAEAADGRGFRKAFALALANPYQITWWLTAGVGLLDPGRISAFGYSLPANNGALTVAGFFGGILVWITVFPASLRAAGDRVDAFGTTVAYASAAVLALFGLTFLGTAAGL; from the coding sequence GTGCTCGACGCAGCCGTCTCGCTGGCCGCCGGCGTCGTCCTCGGACTGTCGCTGGCCGCGCCACCGGGCCCGATGAACGCCGTCATCGCCGAGGAGAGCGTCGCCCGCGGCTGGACGTCCGGATTCGCCGCCGGTCTCGGCGCGATGACGGCCGACGCCGTCTTCCTGGCCCTCGCGCTCGTCGGCGTCGTCGCCGTCGTCGAAGAGTACCCGACGCTGGAGGCGGGGCTGTTCGCGGTCGGCGGCCTGCTGATGCTGTACTACGCCTACGGCGCAGCCCGAGACGCCGGGTCGTTCTCGGAGGCCGAGGCCGCAGACGGCCGAGGGTTCCGGAAAGCGTTCGCGCTCGCGCTCGCGAACCCCTACCAGATTACGTGGTGGCTGACGGCCGGCGTCGGCCTCCTCGACCCCGGCCGAATCTCCGCGTTCGGCTACTCGCTGCCGGCCAACAACGGCGCGCTCACGGTCGCCGGCTTCTTCGGCGGCATCCTCGTCTGGATAACCGTGTTCCCGGCGTCGCTACGGGCGGCCGGCGACCGCGTCGACGCGTTCGGTACGACCGTCGCGTACGCGAGCGCGGCGGTGCTCGCGCTGTTCGGGCTGACGTTCCTCGGGACGGCGGCCGGCCTGTAG
- a CDS encoding HD domain-containing protein — protein MGVEIKESPVTDGQFDEMAAFVRDYLEASVENEDDGGRMRWYPWHSAEYRFTHILNVVDIAEQIAEETGADVDVVRVAALFHDIAKLEADQEAHADEGARIARKYLETHGDFPPSFIDQVAEAVARHSYQGDLADLPLETRCLVEADLLDKAGANGAILMLLRMGYEARTHVDAAEMVGRVQERGEDAADRVASDVAESIAHRRLKRVRWLKEWLHEEIAGTDDL, from the coding sequence GTGGGAGTCGAGATAAAGGAGTCCCCGGTCACGGACGGGCAGTTCGACGAGATGGCCGCGTTCGTCCGGGACTACCTGGAGGCCAGCGTCGAGAACGAGGACGACGGCGGCCGGATGCGGTGGTACCCCTGGCACTCCGCGGAGTACCGGTTCACCCACATCCTCAACGTCGTCGACATCGCCGAGCAAATCGCGGAAGAGACCGGTGCCGACGTCGACGTGGTGCGGGTTGCGGCGCTGTTCCACGACATCGCGAAACTCGAAGCCGATCAGGAGGCGCACGCCGACGAGGGTGCGCGCATCGCGCGGAAGTATCTGGAGACTCACGGCGACTTCCCGCCGTCGTTCATCGACCAGGTCGCGGAGGCGGTCGCCCGCCACTCCTATCAGGGCGACCTCGCCGACCTCCCGCTTGAGACCCGCTGTCTCGTCGAGGCCGACCTCCTCGACAAGGCCGGTGCGAACGGCGCTATTCTGATGCTGCTGCGGATGGGCTACGAGGCTCGCACGCACGTCGACGCCGCTGAGATGGTCGGGCGCGTCCAGGAGCGCGGCGAGGACGCCGCCGACCGCGTCGCCTCTGACGTCGCCGAGTCCATCGCGCACCGGCGTCTCAAGCGCGTGCGCTGGCTGAAGGAGTGGCTGCACGAGGAGATAGCGGGCACGGACGACCTGTAG
- a CDS encoding alanyl-tRNA editing protein, giving the protein MTEKRYLDESAVTTFEATVADAGSDGVVLDRTYFYPTGGGQPHDTGVLRDEAGESYRVVDVRGRETVRHVVDGEPPEPGTTVTGEIDAARRRAHSRYHTAQHVLSAVLLDEFDAETTGNQLYADRARLDCAHERFDDGDLTALEAAVNGVLDAGHDVEWYTLDRETAEQRLDRERTRLDLLPDSVTEVRIVDIGGGEVDRTACAGTHVENTKEVGSFVVTGRETAGSGEERVRFELRES; this is encoded by the coding sequence GTGACTGAGAAGCGATATCTCGACGAGAGTGCGGTCACGACCTTCGAGGCCACCGTCGCCGACGCGGGCTCCGACGGCGTCGTCCTCGACCGGACGTACTTCTATCCGACCGGGGGCGGTCAGCCCCACGACACGGGCGTGCTACGCGACGAAGCGGGAGAATCGTACCGCGTCGTGGACGTCCGGGGCCGAGAGACGGTCCGGCACGTCGTCGACGGTGAGCCGCCGGAGCCCGGGACGACAGTGACCGGTGAGATAGACGCCGCGCGACGCCGCGCGCACAGCCGCTACCACACCGCCCAGCACGTCCTCTCGGCGGTCCTGCTGGACGAGTTCGACGCCGAGACGACCGGGAACCAGCTGTACGCCGACCGGGCCCGCCTCGACTGCGCGCACGAGCGCTTCGACGACGGCGACCTCACCGCCCTCGAAGCGGCAGTGAACGGCGTGCTCGACGCGGGTCACGACGTGGAGTGGTACACGCTCGACCGCGAGACCGCAGAGCAGCGCCTCGACCGCGAACGCACGAGACTCGACCTCCTGCCGGACTCCGTCACCGAGGTCCGCATCGTCGACATCGGCGGCGGCGAGGTCGACCGAACGGCCTGCGCGGGGACGCACGTCGAGAACACGAAAGAGGTCGGGTCGTTCGTCGTCACCGGACGGGAGACGGCCGGCAGCGGCGAGGAGCGCGTGCGCTTCGAACTGCGCGAGTCGTAG
- a CDS encoding DUF7563 family protein: MPECKNCGSFVTTDYARVFTPPGVDRPRVCPECPDMVRDGADVREARATRS, from the coding sequence ATGCCTGAATGCAAGAACTGCGGGTCGTTCGTCACCACAGACTACGCCCGCGTGTTCACCCCGCCGGGCGTCGACCGCCCCCGCGTCTGCCCCGAGTGCCCGGACATGGTCCGGGACGGTGCCGACGTCCGCGAGGCGCGAGCCACACGGTCGTAA
- a CDS encoding cold-shock protein, which produces MARGTVDSFNEQKGYGFIESDDADEPVFVHVADVGGPALREGQEVAFDVERAAGGPRATNLTRL; this is translated from the coding sequence ATGGCCAGAGGGACGGTCGACTCGTTCAACGAGCAGAAGGGCTACGGATTCATCGAGAGCGACGACGCCGACGAGCCGGTGTTCGTTCACGTGGCTGACGTCGGCGGGCCCGCACTGCGGGAGGGCCAGGAGGTAGCGTTCGACGTCGAGCGGGCCGCCGGTGGCCCGCGAGCGACGAACCTGACGCGACTGTAG
- a CDS encoding hybrid sensor histidine kinase/response regulator yields MTERVRVLHVDDEPGFAELAGEFLEREDDRIEVVTATDAEAGLAVLESEPVDCVVSDYDMPGRNGIEFLEAVRESHPELPFVLFTGKGSEAVASDAFSAGATDYLQKEGGTDQYTVLANRVSNYVETASAEAQRKRQLNAIEAAREGIAILDADGEFIYVNEAYTDIYGYDRGELLGEHWALLYPDDEVSYASDVILSGVDEQGSWHGESVGERADGSTFVEDHTVAATDEGEFVCTVRDVSARKQRERALAALHDAATDLEGAESESEVYDVLLAAAEDILEFDLVAVDVVEDGVLVQQAWTLDLDTEGYWQETALDEDTFVTRAYNRQKTITVDDLRTAEIAPADPEYRSALTVPIGDRGTFQAVSRDVGAFDDADRELTELLVGHAREALERLARARELRSRTEALERQNDRLEEFAAIVSHDLRAPLNVAGGRLELAAEECDSEHIPAVRDALDRMDSLISDTLALARQGQLVTETEPVSVAAVARECWGRLTTDGATLDVVSDATVAAAENRLQQILENLLRNALVHGGRDVTVRVGGTADGFFVEDDGPGIPDGNREAVFDRGFTTSDEGTGYGLAIVEEIADAHGWSVSVGTSDAGGARVDVTVGSDESET; encoded by the coding sequence ATGACCGAACGGGTCCGAGTGCTCCACGTCGACGACGAGCCCGGGTTCGCGGAGCTGGCGGGGGAGTTCCTGGAGCGTGAAGACGACCGCATCGAGGTCGTGACGGCGACGGACGCCGAGGCGGGGCTGGCGGTGCTGGAATCGGAGCCGGTGGACTGCGTGGTCTCGGACTACGACATGCCGGGCCGGAACGGCATCGAGTTCCTAGAGGCGGTCCGCGAGTCCCACCCCGAGTTGCCGTTCGTGCTGTTCACGGGGAAGGGCAGCGAGGCGGTCGCGAGCGACGCGTTCTCGGCCGGCGCGACCGACTACCTCCAGAAGGAGGGCGGTACCGACCAGTACACGGTTCTCGCCAACCGCGTGTCGAACTACGTGGAGACGGCGAGCGCCGAGGCCCAGCGCAAACGCCAGCTGAACGCCATCGAGGCGGCCCGCGAGGGAATCGCTATTCTGGACGCGGACGGCGAGTTCATCTACGTGAACGAGGCGTACACGGACATCTACGGGTACGACCGCGGGGAACTCCTCGGCGAGCACTGGGCGCTGCTGTACCCCGACGACGAGGTGTCGTACGCGTCCGACGTGATACTATCCGGCGTCGACGAGCAGGGCAGCTGGCACGGCGAGTCCGTCGGCGAGCGCGCGGACGGGTCGACGTTCGTGGAGGACCACACTGTCGCAGCGACCGACGAAGGCGAGTTCGTCTGCACGGTCCGGGACGTCAGCGCCCGCAAGCAGCGCGAGCGCGCACTGGCGGCGCTCCACGACGCGGCGACCGACTTGGAGGGCGCGGAGTCGGAGTCCGAGGTCTACGATGTCTTGCTGGCGGCCGCCGAGGACATCCTGGAGTTCGACCTGGTGGCGGTCGACGTCGTGGAAGACGGCGTGCTCGTGCAGCAGGCCTGGACGCTCGACCTCGACACAGAAGGCTACTGGCAGGAGACGGCGCTCGACGAGGACACGTTCGTGACGCGGGCGTACAACCGCCAGAAGACCATCACGGTCGACGACCTGCGGACGGCAGAGATCGCGCCAGCGGACCCCGAGTATCGGTCGGCGTTGACCGTCCCCATCGGCGACCGCGGGACGTTCCAGGCCGTTTCCCGGGACGTCGGCGCGTTCGACGACGCCGACCGAGAGCTCACGGAGCTACTGGTCGGCCACGCGCGGGAGGCGCTGGAGCGCCTGGCGAGAGCGCGCGAGCTCCGTTCGCGGACGGAGGCACTGGAACGCCAGAACGACCGTCTGGAGGAGTTCGCAGCCATCGTGAGCCACGACCTCAGAGCGCCGCTGAACGTCGCTGGCGGCCGCCTGGAGCTGGCGGCCGAGGAGTGCGACAGCGAACACATCCCCGCCGTCCGGGACGCACTCGACCGGATGGATTCGCTCATCTCGGACACGCTCGCGCTCGCCCGCCAGGGGCAACTGGTGACGGAGACGGAGCCGGTGTCGGTGGCCGCGGTCGCCCGGGAGTGCTGGGGTCGGTTAACGACCGACGGCGCGACTCTCGACGTCGTGTCGGACGCGACCGTGGCGGCCGCCGAGAACCGCCTCCAGCAGATCCTCGAGAACCTCCTGCGGAACGCGCTCGTGCACGGCGGCCGCGACGTGACCGTTCGCGTCGGCGGGACGGCGGACGGTTTCTTCGTCGAAGACGACGGCCCCGGCATCCCGGACGGCAACCGCGAGGCCGTCTTCGACCGGGGGTTCACGACGAGCGACGAGGGGACGGGCTACGGGCTCGCCATCGTCGAAGAAATTGCGGACGCGCACGGCTGGTCGGTGAGCGTCGGGACGAGCGACGCTGGCGGCGCTCGCGTCGACGTGACTGTCGGTAGCGACGAGTCCGAGACGTAG